The genome window TGATGCGCCGCATGTCCCTCCGCATCCATCTGCAAGCGCTCCACGTAATGGGTATACTCGACGTATGCCGCCACGTATTCTCGACCTTTCTGTACGCTCTCATCCTTGTGCTTGAGCGCTTCAGCCACCTTCTCGTATCTCTGGCGAATACCTTGGCTGACCGAATCGGTCACCATCTTTACCAAACTGTCGGGAGAGCCTCCGGCCAAAGCTTTGTCCGCCTCGGCGATAACCGGCTCCACTCCGCCTGCGGGCTTCAGCCCTGTGAAGGGTGCGCCTTCGCCAGCACGATGGATTTTTACCAGTAATTCGAAAAACTTCTTCTCCGCGGCTGGCTGCTGTTTCTTACCTTGTGCGGCGAGTGCTTTCTTGAATGCATCTTTAAGGCTTTTTTCATCTTTGCTCTGTACCCATTTGAGAACCGGTGTGACATCTTTGGTCTCCAGGGCCTTACGGGCATCTTGGACAACCGGGCCATCCATAGTGTCGCAATGAGCCACGGCAAACCGTGGGACAAGCAGACTTAAGCAGGCAACAAAAACAACCGTGAGTCCGACAACTTTGTTAATCAGTTCCATTTTGATTTCCTCCTGTAATGGTGTGTTGATAATTTTAATCTTTATGAATTACTGCTCGTGCATAGTTTTTCCAAAGCCCCTCCGCATCATCGGTCAGTTTAGGGGAAAAATTATTCATCAACCACCGCGTGACAGCAAAGTGGATAGTGCCAATGAACATGCTGGTGATTGCCTGCGAGTCCATTTCAGCATCAAGCGCGCCAATCTTCTGTCCTTGTTCAACTATTTGCTTGATCCCTTGGAAATACATTAAAATAGTATTTTTCACCCTTGCTCGAAGATTTTCATTCGACACAATCGTTTCTTCTGAGAAAATTGTTCTTGGTATACCGACATTCCCTTCTATGTACATAAGGTGGCGTTTAAATGTGATTTCCAGTTTTTGTAGTGGATCACTAACTTCTGCCACGGCATTCAGTATCGCTACCAAGTCGTTCCCGATCTTGTCGATTACCGATTTGATTATTTCTTCCTTGTTTCGGAAATGCCGGTAAAGGTTCCCTTCGGAAATGCCTGTCGCAGAGGCAATCTCAACCGTAGTAGCACCGTTTACCCCCTTCTGCCCTATGACATGCAAGGCAGCCTCGG of Geobacter sp. contains these proteins:
- a CDS encoding TetR family transcriptional regulator gives rise to the protein MTKRRRESTEVRQQQITEAALHVIGQKGVNGATTVEIASATGISEGNLYRHFRNKEEIIKSVIDKIGNDLVAILNAVAEVSDPLQKLEITFKRHLMYIEGNVGIPRTIFSEETIVSNENLRARVKNTILMYFQGIKQIVEQGQKIGALDAEMDSQAITSMFIGTIHFAVTRWLMNNFSPKLTDDAEGLWKNYARAVIHKD